Genomic window (Planococcus sp. MSAK28401):
TTCAGTAAGTATTACCCTACTGACTATCCAGAAGTGGAAGTTCTTGTGAATTTGGCCAGAAAAAACTATAAAATTAAAGAAATCAAAGTCGAAATGAATCAGCGTCAGGGAGGAAAATCTTCCATTACGCCTAAAAAATCTATCTACTATATGTTTAAAGTAACTTATATCTCGCTCGTGCGATCCGTATTTTAGGAGGGTATCCATGGTTCAAGGAATCTCAATCTTAGTGGCAATTCTGTTCTTTGCACAAGTGCTATTTTATACATCAAAAAATAAACTCCAAGACCAACAAGCGCTGATCTGGCTCATCCTTTCGTTCAGCGGGCTTTTATTAGCCCTTTTCTTGCCTGTCATGAATAATGTCGCCCAGTTTTTAGAAATTGAATATATGCCGTCTCTTATTTTTGTACTTGCTTTCCTGATCATTCTCACCATGTTAGTGTTTCAAACTACTACTATAACTAAACAACAGATACAAATAAAACAGATTGCTCAACAGCTCTCATACGCTACAAAGCACATTGATGAGCTCAGAAATGAAGGAAAAAAAGAGGACAATAAAAATGTTAGTTAACTATTTACTTATTTTACTTAATACAATGATACTCGTTTCTGGACAATTTTTATGGAAATTTGGCATGACTGGCAAGGAAGATAGCTTTACTTCAGTCGGCGCAATCATCAAATTGATGCTGTCTCCATACATCGTAACAGGACTGACCATGTACGGATTTGCGACTGTGCTTTGGCTCTTCATCTTAACCCGCGTTCCATTGAGCGTGGCCTACCCTATTCAGAGTCTGGCTTATGTCTTTGCAGTATTTGGTGCTTACTTCATCTTCAATGAACCTTTATCTATGATGAAGATCTTAGGTGTGTTAATGATTATGATTGGCGTCTCATTTATCGGTTTTTCATCAGCGCCTAACTTTGACTAGGAAGAGTGTGGAATCTGTTTATGAATACAAAAATTTTAAACTTTCTTAAATCACATTACTGGCTGATTTTCATTATCGCTGTAGGGTTCTTATTGCGTATTGGCGTAATCGTGAAATATGGCAGTGGCCTATCACTCGATAGCGATGACATGGGCTACGTAAGAAGCGCTCTTACTCTTCTTGAAACCGGCATGCTTACATATCACCGGGCAGATATGCCAACTGTTCATA
Coding sequences:
- a CDS encoding EamA family transporter, with protein sequence MLVNYLLILLNTMILVSGQFLWKFGMTGKEDSFTSVGAIIKLMLSPYIVTGLTMYGFATVLWLFILTRVPLSVAYPIQSLAYVFAVFGAYFIFNEPLSMMKILGVLMIMIGVSFIGFSSAPNFD
- a CDS encoding DUF2304 domain-containing protein, translated to MVQGISILVAILFFAQVLFYTSKNKLQDQQALIWLILSFSGLLLALFLPVMNNVAQFLEIEYMPSLIFVLAFLIILTMLVFQTTTITKQQIQIKQIAQQLSYATKHIDELRNEGKKEDNKNVS